ATGCCGGTCATGATTATACCAACCGCCGCTGGGCCCGCGCTGGCCGCGGCTGACCGGAACAGGACATCCACCGAGGGTTTGTGATGATTGACCAGGGGGCCGTCCTTGACTCGGACATAGTAGCCGTGCAGACCCTTTTCCAATAAGAGATGGCGGCCTCCCGGCGCGATGAGCGCCCAGCCCGGCTCCAGGGGCTGGTAGTCCTCGGCCTGGGCCACGCTGACCGCGCAGTTTTGGTTGAGGCGGGCGGCAAAGGGCCCGGTGAACTGGGCGGGCAGGTGCTGCACGATGGCCAGGGGAGGGCTGTCGGCCGGCAGGCCGGCCAGCAGGCGCTCCAGGGCCACGGTGCCCCCGGTGGAGGCCCCGATGGCCACCACCATGGCCGGCGTGGGGCGATAGCGCGAGGTTGCGGGCAGGGCAACTGCTTGGGGCGCGGCGGACGCGGATGGCAGCTTAAGCCGGGCCCGCGCGGCGGCGCGCACCTTGGAAACGATCTCCAGGCCCAGCTCGGGCAGGCGCTCCTGGAGGTTGGCGGTGGGCTTGCTCACCACCTCCACCGCGCCCAGGCTCAGGGCCTTGAGGGTGGCCTCGGCCCCCTGCTGGGTGGTCTTGGAGAACATCACCACAGGCATGGGCCGGGAGGCCATCAGCTTTTCCAGGAAGGTCAGCCCGTCCATGCGGGGCATCTCGATGTCCAGGGTCAATACGTCGGGATCGAGCTTGATTATCTTGTCCCGGGCGAAGTAAGGGTCCGCCGCCGCTCCCACCACCACCATATCCGGCTCGGCCTCGAGCAGGGAGCGCAGATACTCCCTGATCATGGCCGAGTCGTCGATGATGAGCACCTTGATGGGTTGGGTCATGTGTTTCCGCCTCTTTCGGCCGGGGCAGGCTTCAATCGTCGAAAACGGTCAGGTCCTCCGCGCGGGAGGCCTTGCGGGCCCGGCGGCGGAAGTCCTCTTCCTGTTCCAGCGCCTCCTGCCCCAGGGGCTGGGCCAGGCGCTTGATAAAGGCCTGGCCGCTATGGGGCAGATAAAACACCTTGCGTCCGCAGTTGCCCCCCACGTCGTAGGACGCCAGAGGGATGTTCTCCAGGGACAAGAAACGCCGCACGAAATCCAGGTTGGCCTGGGGCACGCTGCGCGCGCAAGAGGGCGCCGCGGGCAACACGTGGCCTCCGCCAAAGACCTTGGCCTCCAAATGATCCCGTCCGCCGCCCGCCTTGATGATCCCGCCGATCACCAGCTCCATGGCGTACATGCCGTAGCGGGCGCTGGCCGAGGCCTTGGCGCCGGGCAGGGCGCCGCTGCTTTCCGGCAGCATGAAGTGGTTCATGCCCCCGATGCCCAGACTGGCATCGCGGATGCACACCGACACGCAGGAGCCCAGGATGGTGCTTATCACCTCGTCGCTCCTCGTTACATAATACTCTCCCGCCTGGATGGTGATCAGGGGGCGCGAAAAGCGCGGCGAGTATTGGCGCAGCATGACGATCTATCGCTTCCGGTAAACCGTGGGGCCCACGCAGGCGAAGCGCCCGGCATCGGAGAGCAGGGATTCGGAATGGCCCAGGAACAACCAGCCCCCCGGCTTGAGGGCGGCGCTCAGCCGTTCCACGATGGCCGCCTTGTCCTCGGCCTCGAAGTAAATGAGCACGTTGCGGCAAAAGATGAGATCCAGTGAGGCGGCGCGGGGGTAGGGCGCGCCCATGAGGTTCATCTTGCCGAAGACGATCATCTGGCGCAGCTCGGGCCGGGCCTGGAAATGGGGCCCGCCGGGCTCGCGCAGCCGGGCGAAATGCTTGAGCAGCAAATGGCGGGGCAGGCGCTCGGTTTCCAGCCGGCCGTAGATTCCCTGGCTGGCCCGGCGCAGCAGGGCGGTGTGCAGGTCCGTGGCCAAAACCCGGGCCGACCAGCCCGGACGCAAGGCCAGGAACTCGGACAGGGTGATGGCCAGGGAGTAGGCCTCTTCGCCCGAGGAGCATCCGGCCGACCAGGCCCGCAGGGCGCGGGGAGGGCCCGTGGCGGTCAGGGAGGGCAGCGCCGTCTGGCGCAGGAAATCGAAGTGGTGCCCCTCGCGGAAGAAGCCGGTCTGGTTGGTGGTGATCTGGTTGATCATCTGCACCAGCTCGTCCTCGCCTGCGGCCGATTGGAGCAGGGCCACGTACTGGGTGAAGTTGGCCAGGCCCAAGGCGCGCAAGCGGCGGCTCAGGCGGCTGATCACCAGGTCCTGCTTGTTGGGCCCCAAGGTTATGCCCGTGCGCTGCTTGACCAAGTCGCGGATGGCCGTGAAGTCGGAAGCGCGCAAGGGAAAGGGGCCCAGGGGAGGGGCCTGGGGGGCGCGGGAGGGGCGGTTGGGTTCAGGAGGCATGGCGCATCGCCTCCGTGCCCAGCAGGCCGGCCAGATCCACCAGGATGACCAGGCGCGAATCGTGCTCCACCAGGCCCCGCAGGTGTTCGCGGCCCACCGGCCCGGCCATGTCCGGGGCCTCCTGCATGGTCTCCTCGGGCACGGCCACCACCTCGCGCACCATGTCCACCACCACGCCTTGCAGCTTGCCTTCCAGGCGCGCCAGCACCACCACCGGCTCGGCGCTCTGGTCGTGGGGCAGCCCCAGCAGGCGGCGCAGATCGAACACCGGCACCACCGCGCCCCTGAGGTTCATCACCCCCAGCACGTGGGCCGGGCTCAAGGGCAGGGCGGTGATGGGGGGCAGGGTGAAGATCTCCCGCACCATCCCCACCTCCACGGCGTAGGTCTCCGGCCCCAGGTCGAACACCAGGTATTGCGGGACCGGCCCTTCCACCGGGGCGGGCAGGCCGGCTTCCGGCTCGCGCGAGGCGGGCGCATCCGGGGCCCGGGGCGTGGCCTCTTGCCGGACGGGCATTGCCTGGGCATCCAGGGGGGCGTCCTCTTCGGCGGGCCCGGCTTGGGGCCGCTCCAGGGCGGCCAGACCGTGGCCCAGCTCCTCCGGCCCCAGCGGGCGCAGGCTCTCCCGGGGCAGGGACATCACGTCGCACAGGGGCCCGGCTTCCAGGGCCGAGGCGTAGAGCAGGGCCAGATCCTGGTCTTCGATTTGGGCGCAGGCCAGCAGGTCGCCCAGGGTGAGCAGCTCGCCCAGGCTGGTGTACAGGGACTGGGCGGGCACTTGGCCGCCGCCGGGCAGGGTCAGGCAATACAGACACACGCCCGGGGGCTGGTGCTCTAAGAGCCAGGGGCTGATCCCCCAGGCCGCGCCGGGACGGCCGGGCACGGCCAAGCTCTGGGGCCGCAGACGGGCCAGGTCCTGGCCGGGCAGGCCCGCCCCCAGGGCCGCCTCCAAAGCGCGCAGGGCCCCGGCGGTCTCCACATGCTCCAGCTCCTCCAGGCGGGCGAACATGGCGGCCAAAACGTCGGCTGCTTGCAATAGGGCGTCGGTGAGGTGCTGGCGGGGCTCCAGCCCACCCCCGGCCACCAGGCGCAGGGCCGCCTCCATGCCCCCGGCCAGGCGCTCCATGGGCTCGCAGCCGGCCAGGGCCGCGCCGCCGCGCACCGCGTGCACCGCGCGCAAGACGCTGTGCCCCGCCTCGCTCACCTGCTCGCCGCGCTCCAGGGCCAAAAGGCCCTGCTCCACCTCGGCCAACAGGGCCGGGGAGTCGGCGGCCATCAGGCGCAGCAGGCCGCGCCGCATCAGTGGGCCTCTCCCGTCTCCAGGGACATCTTCTCCAGGCTGGGCACATCCAGCACCAGGCCCACCCGGCCGTCGGCCAGGATGGTGGCCCCGCCGATGCCCGGCACCTTCTGGTAGTTCTGCTCGATGGATTTGATCACCGCCTGGCGCTCGCCCAGGATGTCGTCCACCAGCAGGCCGAAGCGCTTGCCCAGGCTGCCGATGATCATCACCAGGCCCTCGCAGGGGTCTTCCACCCCGCCTTCAAGGCAAAACAGGCGGGCCAGGCGCACCAGGGGAAGGTAGCCCTCGCGGTGCCGGATCAGCTCGCCCTTGCCGCGCACCGTGCGCAGCTGGTCGGGCCGGGGCTTCATGGATTCCACGATGGAGAGCATGGGCAAGACAAAGGTCTCGCCGGCCACCTTCACGTTCATGCCGTCGATGATGGCCAGGGTCAGGGGCAGCTTGATGCGGAAGGTGGCCCCCAGCCCAGGGGAGGAATCCACCTCCACCGAGCCGCGCAGGGACTCGATGTTCTCGCGCACCACGTCCAGGCCCACCCCCCGGCCGGAAAGCTCGGTGACTTGGCTGGCGGTGGAGAATCCGGGGTGGAACAGAAGCTCGTGAATCTCTTCCGGGCCGGGCCGGGCATCCGGCGGGATGAGCCCCAGGGCCTCGGCCCGCTGGCGCACCTGCTCCGCGTCGACGCCCCGGCCGTCGTCGGCCACCTCTATGAAGATGCGCCCGCCCTGCTGATAGGCCCTCAGCCAGATGGTGCCCTCGGCGGGCTTGCCCGCGGCCCGCCGCTCCTCGGGCGCCTCCAGGCCGTGGACCGCCGCGTTGCGCACCAGGTGCCCCAGGGGATCGGCCATCTGCTCGGCCACGTTCTTGTCCAGCTCGGTGTCCAGGCCGCTCAGCTCCAGGCGGATGTCCTTGCCCAGCTCGGCGGCCAGGTCGCGCACCATGCGGCGGAAGCGGTTGAAGGTGCCCTCCACCGGCACCATGCGCACCCGCATCACCTGCTGCTGCATCTCCCGGCTGATGCGGCCCATGGACTCCAGGGCGCTTTGCAACTCCGGCGCGGCATAGGGACCCACCCCCTCGCTCACCCGGCCCAGGCCGATGACCATCTCGCCCACCAGGTTGATCAGCTTGTCCAGCTTCCCGGTGTCCACCCGGATGGTGGGCGCGGCCATGGGCACGGAGCGGGGCGCTGGGCTGGGGGGGGAGGCCTTGGGCGCTGCGGGCTCGGCTGGGGCTTGGCGAGCGGCGGGCGCCTGGGCCCGGCTCGGCCGCTCCGGGGCCTGATTGGCCGGGGCCTCGCCGCTGGGCCGCACCGTTATCTCGCCCTCGTCGCGCACGAAGATGAAGACGTTCTCCACCGTGCTGATGGGGTGCCCGGTGAGCAGCCACAGTTCCCACCACAGGTAAAGCTGGAAGGGGTCCAGGCCGGCGAAGGGCGGCAGCTGTTCGCTGTGGCACACCACCCGCTCCACCTGGCCCAGCTCCTCCAGCTCCAGAAAAAGCTGCATGGGGTCGGTGCCCATGGTGAATACGTGGCGGGGCAGCTTGATGCTCAGGTGCAGGCGCTGGCGCCCGCCGGACTGGGCGGGCAGGGCGGCCGGAGCCGGGGCGGGGCGCGCCGGGCGCGGCGGAGGGGGCGAGCCCTGGTCCAGGAGAGGGGCCAGCTCACTGAGCAGCTCGTCGGCGGGCCGGGGCCCTTGGCCCTCCATGCGGGCCTGGATCATGCCCTTAAGTTGGTCCGTGGCCTTGAGCAGCTGGCCCATGACCGGGCCGCCGGGCTCCCGGGAGCCCTGACGCATCTGGTCCAGCACCCCCTCCATGAGATGGGTCAGCTCCACCACCTCCTCGAAGCCCACGATACCCGCGTTGCCCTTCATGGTGTGGGCCGCGCGGAACACGGTGTTGACCTTCTCGGGGTCCGGACCCCTCTCCAAGGCCAACAGGCCCTCCTCCAGGGCCTCGATGATCTCCTGCGCCTCTTCCGCGAATATCTCTAGGAGCTTGTCGTCCAACGCCGCTACCTCAAGCCAGGGTGCGGGTGAACTTTTTGACCACGGTGAGCAGAGTCTGGGGTTGGAAGGGCTTGACCAGCCAGCCCGAAGCGCCGGCCTCTCTGCCCGCCAACTTGCGCTCCGCCTCGTTTTCGGTGGTCAATACCAGGATCGGCAGGAACTTGAAGGGAGTCTTTTTCACCTCGCGGATAAAGGAGATGCCGTCCAGGCGGGGCATGTTCACGTCGCTGATGATCATGGCCGGCGAGCGCCCCTGGCCTTGCAGCCCGGCCAGGGCCTCCAACCCATCCTGACCGTCGGCCGCCTCCATCACCTGATAGCCGGCGGGCTCCAGCACCGCGCGCACCGACATGCGCAGGGTGGCCGAGTCGTCCACCAGCAGGATGAGGCGGCGGTCTTCGGCGGGCTGGGCAGGCATGGGGCTCACTCCAGGTAGGGGGCCAGGTTCCGGTTAAGGCCGGACAGCTCCAGGGCGCGCTCCACCACCCCGGGCAATCCGGCGAGCACGGCCCGGGGACAAGCGTCGTCTTGCAGCCAGGCGGTAAGCAGTTGCAACCCGGCCAGGTCCACCTCGCGCACCTGGGACAGGTCCAGCCGCACGGGCGGGGCCTGGCTCATGGCCGATTCCAGGGCCTCGCGCAGGATGTCCAAGTACTGCACCCTCAGCTGTCCGCTGAGGGACAACTGGCCGTTGTTGAATTGGTAATCCAGCAAAAGGACGCCGCCGGGTCGTCAGGCCGCCGGGGAGAGCTTGAAGATCTTGTCCAGCTTGACCACCTTGAACATGGTGTAGATGTCCTTGGAGAGGTTGTCGATGCGGACCTCGCCGCCGTGCGGCACCAGGTTTTTGTAGAGCAGCAGCAGCTTGCCGATGCCCGAACTGCCGATAAAGGTCACCCCGCTGAAGTCCAGGATGATTTCATTGAGCGAAGATAAATCCAGATCCAAAAAGCGCCGCTTCATCTCTTCCGCGCCGCGTTCGTCGATGTTGCCCGCGATCTCGATGCGCGCCTTGTCGTCTTGTGGAATTACCTTGAATTCCATTGGTGCTCCTAGCAAGCCTGGTGAGGTGCCATACCACGGACCTGTATGGGCAGGGCTTGAATTCCGAGCTACAGCTTAACAAAGCCCGCAAGGGGGCGCAATGAAAAATGATTAGGATTAAGGTGGGCTTAGCTCGCCGGCCCATGAGGAGTTTCAGGGGGCTTTGCGTGTCAAGCCGGGCAGGGTGATGGAAATCTCCATGTCTTGGCCTTGGCGGCGCAAAAGATAGCGGTGGGGCTGGTGGGGCGCGGCCTTGATGGCGTCGTGGATGCCCTTGGGCGTGGTCAGCTTCTTGCCGTCCACGGCCAGGAGCAGGTCGCCTTTTTTAACCCCCGCCTTGGCCGCCGGGCTTTCCGGGAACACGCCCACCACCTCCAGGCCCTCGGGCTTCACCTTAAGGAACACGCCCAAGCGCGGCCTGGGGCGCGGGCCGGGGGTGGAAACCGCCAGGATGTCCGCCGCCGGAGTCCCCGGCGCGGAGACCATGGCCGAGGCCGCCATGGGGCTCACCGGCAGCACGCCGATCAGTTTGACCCCGGGCAAGCGACGGGCGATGCGCGGGGGCAGGCCCAGCCCGGCGCTCAGGTGCCCGGCTCCGGCCAAGACCAGGCCTCGCTTGCCCCCATCGGGCCAGGGGTAGAGCCGTTTGGCCAGGTTGTTGGCCATGGTCTCGTCGCGCACCACCTGGGCCGCGAAAAAATTCTCCTGGGCCGTGGGGTTCTTTACCCCGTGGAAGGCGAACTGGCGGGCCACCTTGGCGCGGTAGTCGGGGTCGTCCAGGTCCAGGGACGGCGCGATGGCCGCGCGCTGCTCCGGGCTAAGGGACTTGAGCCCGTGCTTGGCCACCGAGCGCACGATCTCCAGCGGCGCGTTGAGGGCCACCAGCACGTGGCCCTTGGCCCGCACCTCGGCGAAGATGGGTGCGAACATCTTCCAGGGCTGGCTCCAGGCGTTGTCCCAGTCCACCTCTTGGCGGAACTGGTCTACCGTGATCTTGCCCGCGCTCAAACGGTCGCAGGCGGGCTGGGCGCTCTGTTCCAGCCACTCCACGCCCAGCACCAGCGGGCCCTGGGCTCCCAGGCGTTTGAGCATGTCGAGTTGTATCTGGTGATGGCCGGGATGGTCGTGGCGCTCGCCCACCAGGACCACCCGGGCTTGGTCCAGGCGCTCATTGAGCCGCGCCTGGCTAAGTGGCTTGGGGGCCGGCGGGGCCAGGAAGTCGCCGGGCTTGTAGGCCGGCGCGGCCGGGGCCTCGGGCGTTGGCCCCACCCCGGCGCAGCCCGTGGCCAGGCCCAGCCCGGCCAGGGCCAAGAGCAAAAACGCGGCGCGCAGACGGGGCAAACAGGCCCCCTACTTGTCCGTGGCCGGCAGGGGCAGGGGCAGGCCCGCCTCGCTGAAGCGCAGCATGATATTGTCCTTGATCCAGTGGGGGTCCCACCACTCGGTGGGGTTCACGTACACCCCGCCCACCAGCACCGAGAAGTGCAGATGGTCGCCCAGGGCCAGGCCGGTCATGCCCGAAAGGCCCACGGTCTGATTCCGCTTGACCTCGTCGCCTTTTTGCACGTTGAGCTGGGACATGTGGCCGTATAGCGTGGCCACGCCCTGGCCGTGGCTCAGGATAACCGCCTGGCCGTAGATGCCCATGTCGCCGGCAAAGCGCACGATGCCCCGCCCGGCGGCCTTCACCGGGCTGCGCTCGGTGTGGGCCAGGTCCACGCCCAGGTGAACGCTGCGACTCACGGTCTTGTTGTTCAGGACGTAGGCCCGGCGGTCGCCGAAACCGGCGCGGGGAGCGCCCAAGGGCCGGGCCAGGCCGTTCTCCCATAGCTGGAAGGCCTGGGCGGGCTGGGCCGCGGCCCGGATGGAGGCGTTGTTCCTCTGCCTGAGGTCCTGGTTGACCCACAAGAACTTGGCCAACGGGGTCTTGCGGTCCGTGGGGATCAGGGAGGCGAAGCGGGCGGCCACCTTGTTCATGAAGCGGTCGTTGAGCGTGATGATGTCGCTCTTGAATTCCTTCCACTTCACCTTCACGTTCAGCGGCAAGACGGCGGTGTTGCCCGCCGCGTCCTCGGCCCACAGGTCTATGTTGGTCCCGCGCGGGGTCTGGTCGCTATAGGCGAAGTAGCAAAGCTTGGTCTTGGGGCGTTGGGCCCAGGGAGACCAGCCGAAGAATACACGGTCGCCCACCCGCACCCCGTGCTTGGCCTGGTCCTCGTTCACGGTGTAGATGGCCAGGCCGGTGCCGCCCCGGTTGAGGCGAATGATCTGGTTTAGCGAGGCCAGACGGGGCGGAGTGGTGTCCACCACCACCGAGAATTCCTTGATGCTCTTGTTGCCCTTGAACCAGTTGCGCCAGGAGCGGTCGCCAGCCTCCACCACCAGGGTGGCCGGGCCTTGGCGCATGCCCATCTCCAGAGGATTAACCGCCAGCTTGAGCGAGGCCAGGGGCGCGCCCGGCGCGTCGAACTGCTGGTTGAGGATCACCCCGGTGCGCTCCTTTTGCACCAGGCTCACCTTGACCCAGGCCAGGCCCTGGCCCGCGTCGGCCACCTTCACGTACAGGCGGTTGGACTTGCCCAGGTGGCTAACCGGCTGGTCCAGGCCGATCTCCGGCGGGGCGCTCTCCAGATGGGGCCAGAGGTAGAAGGCGCCGCCCCCGGCCAGGACCAGGAGCAGGATGAGAATGATCAGCCAGAGACTGCTTTTACCACGGGACATGCGTGCGCTCTCCCTTGCCGGGGTTGGGGGGCTCTTGCTGCAAAAAGGGTAGGGCAGGGCCGAAGCCCTGTCAAGGATGCCCGGCTTGCCGGGGCCGCTTTTGGGCCGTAATATTGAGCCATGATCAACACGGTAAACGGCAAGACCCCCAAGATCGACCCCAGCGCCTACGTGGCTCCGGGCGCGGTGGTGGTGGGCGACGTGGAAATCGGGCCCGAGAGCAGCATCTGGTATCAGGCGGTGCTCCGGGGTGACATCAATTGGATCCGCATCGGGGCGCGCACCAGCATCCAGGACGGCACCATCGTGCACGTGGACCACAAGGGCGACGGCACCCTGGTGGGCTCGGACATCGTGGTGGGCCACCGGGTGATCCTGCACTCCTGCGTGGTGGGCGACCGTTCGCTCATCGGCATGGGCGCGGTGCTCTTGAACGGCTGCCGCATCGGCGAAGGCTCCATGGTGGCCGCCGGCGCGGTGGTGGCTCCCGGCTTCGTGGTGCCGCCGGGCACCCTGGCCGCCGGGGTGCCGGCCCGGGTCAAGCGCGACCTCAGCCCGGCCGAGCAGGAGAACATCCTGGGCGGGGTGGGGCGCTACTTGCAGGTCATGCGGGCCCACCAGGACCCCGAGGTCCGGGTGGACTTCAGCGTAAAGGTCTGAGCCGTGCCCCAGGACCCCGAACTGCTGGAAGAGCTGCTGCCCCAGGTACGGGCCAACTGCGCCGTGGCCGACGCGGCGGTGGCCGGCCGCTTCAGCCTCTGCGGCCTCCTGCTGCGCCTGAGAAACCTCTATAAATGGGAGCGGGCCATCCCGCCCTGGCAAGAGCAGGACACCCCCCAGGTGTTGGACTGGGTGAGCCAGCGCGAGGAGCTGTGGGAGAGCGTGCTGGAGGCCGAGCCCGGCGAGCTTAGCCTGGGCGGGGAGCGCTTCGATCCCTTTGACACCGAGGGCATCAACGCCCTGCTGGAGCCCGAGGGGCTGCTTTACGGCGCGGGCCGCATCGGCGGCCAGGCCCCGCTGTTCTTCCTGGGCCGCATCAGCGCCACCGAGCGCCTAAACGGGGTCAAGGTGCACCGCCTGGGCGATGAGTTCACCCAGGACATCTTGTTCCTGCCCGGCCTGCGCCAGGGCGGCGACATCTACCTGCGCAGCGCGCCGTTCCCTTATCTGGTCTGGGATCTCCTGGCCGATCCGCGCCCCAGCATGGCCGCCTTCAAGCGCTACGCCCTGGAGGCCTATGGCCGCGACCTGAAGGAGCTGCTGGCCCGGCCATCCTGGGACCAGTTGGAGCCGGTGCTCACGGGCGAAATGCACACCGTGCTGTGGCACGAGCTGGGCGAGGCAGGGGACGCGGCGCCGGCGGCGGAGCTCTTGGCCAAGGCGGCGGGCGAACACCCGGGCAGCGACGTGGAGCACTTCGTGCGGGGCATCAAGGACCTCATGGCCGACACCGGGCCGGGCGGGCGCCTGGCCTCGATCATCGCGGCCCAGGCCCGGGGGGCCCTGGCCCTGTACCCGGTGTGGCTGGCCGGTTTCCTGCGCCTGTTGTTCCCGGAGATCATCCCCGCGGTGCGCAGCTTCATGGATAGCGGCGACTGGGGGATCATCGAGCAGACCCGCGAGCAGGGCTGGCAAAAGGCCGCCGACGCCGCCGCCGAGCTGGAGGAGATATTCTCCGGCTACAGCGGCGCCGAGGCGCGCACCCTGGTGCGGCGGGTGGTCATGGAGCCCCTGGTGGGCTGCGCCGTCCCCGCCAGCACGGACTGAGTTGCCAAGGGAGGGTTGCGGGCGTTACTTGAGCCGGTAGGTGATCAGGCCGTGAGTAAGGTCGTAGGGCGAAACGCTGACGCGCACCTTGTCCCCAACCAGAACCTTGATCTTGAAGCGCTTCATCCTGCCGCTGAGCACGGCGCGCAGAGTGTGTCCCTGTTCGGTGACCACTTCCATCTGCCCCCCGCCCAGGGTTCGGGTCACCTGGCCTTCCAGGTGGATAAGATCGTCGCGGCTCAAGCTGCCTCCTTGGGTAGAAAAGTAAGATTTCGCCGCCCGGGCCTTGGCCCGCCCGCTCAACGGTTTCCAGCGGTTACACGGCGGGTCAACTATGCCACGGCCTCGGCACTACGTCAAGGCCGGGGGCTTTAGGCTAATCACAAAAACACTTGTCAACCCCGTGATGCATGTGTATATTTCCGACTCCAGCACACGGGTCGGCAGTTGCCGGCAGCGTCAGGAGGAATATAACCATGAGCCAGGTTTGCGAATACTGCGGCAAGAAGCCCATCACGGGCAACAACGTGTCCCACGCCCATAACAAAACGCGGCGCCGCTTCAACCCCAATCTGCAGCGCGTGCGCACCGTGGTCAACGGCCAGGTCCGTAGGGTGAAGGTTTGCACCCGCTGCCTGCGCTCCGGGGTGATCAACAAGCCCGCCTAAGTTTCGTTGAGCAGCAAATTTCGCGGAGGGCCCAGTGTGGGCTCTCCGCTTGCTTTTGGCCGCGCGCCGGGCGTGGCGAAGAAGTAAGAGGCAGGTAAGGGGAGATATCCCCGGGCCTCTTTTCGTCCTTGGGCCGCCCGGCTATCCAGCGGACCCGGCACTCTCCGTCCCGCCCCGAGGCAGGGCAGGGCGGCGTCCCGCACTCTCCCCGCGACGTATCGCCCGTATCTCAACCGGACGGCGCACTGCCCCTCGCCTCGGCCACGAGCCGTCCTTCTTTCCTTCAAAACCTTTTTTTTTTGAATTGAACCGGCCCGAACCGGGCCCTAGTGATCCATGCGCTTGACCGAAAGGGTCTCCTTGAGCCGTCCGATGAGGCGCAGCAGCTGGTTGAGCTGCTTGGCGTCGTGCACCTGGATGGTGAAGGTGGCGATGCCCTTGTTATCCTCGGTGGTCTTGACATCAGCCTCCAGGATGTTGACCTCCTGCTTTTTGAGGATGCCGGCCAGATCGGCCAACACCCCGGCCCGGTCCGAGGAGAGCACCTGGATGCGCACCGGCCGCACCTCGTCGCCGGCCATATCCCATTCCACATCCACCCGGCGCTCCGGGTCGGTCCGCTCCACGTGGGGGCAGTCCATGCGGTGCACCGTGACCCCGCGCCCCCGGGTGATGAAGCCGGTCACCTCGTCGCCGGGCAGGGGGTTGCAGCACTTGGCCAGGCGCACCAGGATGTCGTCCAGGCCGCGCACCTTGATGCCGCCTGGGGCCTGTTTGCGCCGGAGGCGGCGCACCGAGCGCTCGATGATCCCCGGCTTTTCCTCGGCGTCCTCGCTGGGGCGGGGGAGGATCTTGTTGACGATGTGTCTCGGCGAGACCTTGCCGTAGGCCACCGCGGCCAAGAGGTGGTCCGTGTCGGCCAGGGATAGCTCGGCCAGCACCGGTGCCAGCTTGCCTT
This region of Desulfarculaceae bacterium genomic DNA includes:
- a CDS encoding chemotaxis response regulator protein-glutamate methylesterase, which translates into the protein MTQPIKVLIIDDSAMIREYLRSLLEAEPDMVVVGAAADPYFARDKIIKLDPDVLTLDIEMPRMDGLTFLEKLMASRPMPVVMFSKTTQQGAEATLKALSLGAVEVVSKPTANLQERLPELGLEIVSKVRAAARARLKLPSASAAPQAVALPATSRYRPTPAMVVAIGASTGGTVALERLLAGLPADSPPLAIVQHLPAQFTGPFAARLNQNCAVSVAQAEDYQPLEPGWALIAPGGRHLLLEKGLHGYYVRVKDGPLVNHHKPSVDVLFRSAAASAGPAAVGIIMTGMGSDGALGAAEMRRAGSLILAQDEASSVIYGMARAVVEGGSADLVLPLERLAPIMERLWRQARTGADK
- a CDS encoding protein-glutamate O-methyltransferase CheR encodes the protein MPPEPNRPSRAPQAPPLGPFPLRASDFTAIRDLVKQRTGITLGPNKQDLVISRLSRRLRALGLANFTQYVALLQSAAGEDELVQMINQITTNQTGFFREGHHFDFLRQTALPSLTATGPPRALRAWSAGCSSGEEAYSLAITLSEFLALRPGWSARVLATDLHTALLRRASQGIYGRLETERLPRHLLLKHFARLREPGGPHFQARPELRQMIVFGKMNLMGAPYPRAASLDLIFCRNVLIYFEAEDKAAIVERLSAALKPGGWLFLGHSESLLSDAGRFACVGPTVYRKR
- a CDS encoding chemotaxis protein CheW — protein: MRRGLLRLMAADSPALLAEVEQGLLALERGEQVSEAGHSVLRAVHAVRGGAALAGCEPMERLAGGMEAALRLVAGGGLEPRQHLTDALLQAADVLAAMFARLEELEHVETAGALRALEAALGAGLPGQDLARLRPQSLAVPGRPGAAWGISPWLLEHQPPGVCLYCLTLPGGGQVPAQSLYTSLGELLTLGDLLACAQIEDQDLALLYASALEAGPLCDVMSLPRESLRPLGPEELGHGLAALERPQAGPAEEDAPLDAQAMPVRQEATPRAPDAPASREPEAGLPAPVEGPVPQYLVFDLGPETYAVEVGMVREIFTLPPITALPLSPAHVLGVMNLRGAVVPVFDLRRLLGLPHDQSAEPVVVLARLEGKLQGVVVDMVREVVAVPEETMQEAPDMAGPVGREHLRGLVEHDSRLVILVDLAGLLGTEAMRHAS
- a CDS encoding chemotaxis protein CheA, producing MDDKLLEIFAEEAQEIIEALEEGLLALERGPDPEKVNTVFRAAHTMKGNAGIVGFEEVVELTHLMEGVLDQMRQGSREPGGPVMGQLLKATDQLKGMIQARMEGQGPRPADELLSELAPLLDQGSPPPPRPARPAPAPAALPAQSGGRQRLHLSIKLPRHVFTMGTDPMQLFLELEELGQVERVVCHSEQLPPFAGLDPFQLYLWWELWLLTGHPISTVENVFIFVRDEGEITVRPSGEAPANQAPERPSRAQAPAARQAPAEPAAPKASPPSPAPRSVPMAAPTIRVDTGKLDKLINLVGEMVIGLGRVSEGVGPYAAPELQSALESMGRISREMQQQVMRVRMVPVEGTFNRFRRMVRDLAAELGKDIRLELSGLDTELDKNVAEQMADPLGHLVRNAAVHGLEAPEERRAAGKPAEGTIWLRAYQQGGRIFIEVADDGRGVDAEQVRQRAEALGLIPPDARPGPEEIHELLFHPGFSTASQVTELSGRGVGLDVVRENIESLRGSVEVDSSPGLGATFRIKLPLTLAIIDGMNVKVAGETFVLPMLSIVESMKPRPDQLRTVRGKGELIRHREGYLPLVRLARLFCLEGGVEDPCEGLVMIIGSLGKRFGLLVDDILGERQAVIKSIEQNYQKVPGIGGATILADGRVGLVLDVPSLEKMSLETGEAH
- a CDS encoding response regulator — its product is MPAQPAEDRRLILLVDDSATLRMSVRAVLEPAGYQVMEAADGQDGLEALAGLQGQGRSPAMIISDVNMPRLDGISFIREVKKTPFKFLPILVLTTENEAERKLAGREAGASGWLVKPFQPQTLLTVVKKFTRTLA
- a CDS encoding STAS domain-containing protein is translated as MLDYQFNNGQLSLSGQLRVQYLDILREALESAMSQAPPVRLDLSQVREVDLAGLQLLTAWLQDDACPRAVLAGLPGVVERALELSGLNRNLAPYLE
- a CDS encoding STAS domain-containing protein, giving the protein MEFKVIPQDDKARIEIAGNIDERGAEEMKRRFLDLDLSSLNEIILDFSGVTFIGSSGIGKLLLLYKNLVPHGGEVRIDNLSKDIYTMFKVVKLDKIFKLSPAA
- a CDS encoding ChaN family lipoprotein, with the protein product MPRLRAAFLLLALAGLGLATGCAGVGPTPEAPAAPAYKPGDFLAPPAPKPLSQARLNERLDQARVVLVGERHDHPGHHQIQLDMLKRLGAQGPLVLGVEWLEQSAQPACDRLSAGKITVDQFRQEVDWDNAWSQPWKMFAPIFAEVRAKGHVLVALNAPLEIVRSVAKHGLKSLSPEQRAAIAPSLDLDDPDYRAKVARQFAFHGVKNPTAQENFFAAQVVRDETMANNLAKRLYPWPDGGKRGLVLAGAGHLSAGLGLPPRIARRLPGVKLIGVLPVSPMAASAMVSAPGTPAADILAVSTPGPRPRPRLGVFLKVKPEGLEVVGVFPESPAAKAGVKKGDLLLAVDGKKLTTPKGIHDAIKAAPHQPHRYLLRRQGQDMEISITLPGLTRKAP